The following is a genomic window from Prunus persica cultivar Lovell chromosome G7, Prunus_persica_NCBIv2, whole genome shotgun sequence.
tataaggagttgggctactccccctattgccaattggttttggggtggaacctcaacttccttcaagcAAGGTACTAGTTGTATTTTCCTTTGCTGCCTCATTGTACTATCTTCTGTAACCAACAAATGCATTTCTGTTTGCAATATAATGAGTACAGAATGATATGCAGAATCTTgagattaagaaaataaatgatgAGAAAAAAGCAGCTTTGGCTGCACAATTTGCAGCGGAAGCCACACTTCGAAGAGTTCATGCTGCACAAAAAGATGATGAAATGGCCCCCATTGAAGCCATCATTGCTCCACTGGAAGCAGAGCTTAAGCTTGCTAGGCAGGAGGTATATACTTTCCTTCTGCAATACTATGACCTCAATTTGTATTTGCATCTATTCTTTTATTCAACATTCTTAAGACAGATAGGATTGTTGTAAAACTTTTGATGTAGTAATGTTCTGTGTCAATTTTCACCGTCTATTTTGGTTTCCATATTGGTTTATACATGTGAGGTTTAGAATGTTCATAATGTATTGGGTTTCCATATTCTTACTGTCTTTATGGGTCTATTGATTCATGcacatgaaaagaaaaataacgagttaatttttttttttaaaaaaatacctttTCATAGTTTTCATGCGAATGCTCCAAAACTCATAGTTTTCTCCATTGAAAACTAGCGTGCGAAGCTCAGCAGTGCCTGACCTTGCCATATTAGACTTTGGATTCAAACAGATATGCCTCTTGGAATATTGAGTGAGCTCGATTTCAGCTCAAACAATCACCAGCTTTTGATTTGCACAGATTCACGCCCAGCAACCAatcgaacctggctctgaggccatgttagaaTTCTAtggttgtttgtaaattttAGAGAAAATGAGCAATGTTtagaaaggaagagaatgaTGAGAAGAATGACTGTCTATCTGTATTCTTTCACACTCTATTTGCTTACATAGTATACTCGGTAGTGAGTAGAGAGAAGAGATTCTTCTCTAACAGAATTGCAGCTGTCACCCTATGAGGTGTTTACACTTGTCATCCCAAAACTAAGCTAGAGAATCCACCTGGACTATGATCCAATGGTTCTAATTACATctcaaatgaaataaacataAATGATAGTAATAGAGCTTGGTGACTTTAGCTTCAAGGAAAGCAGCTGCAGGATTACATtccaacactcccttctaatccTTTAGCTATTTTCACACCAAGCAGGCTTCTTAAACTAACGAAGCGATCCTTAGGCAGAGCCTTGGTCAAAATATCAGCAATTTGATCTTCTGTCTTGCAGTAGATtagttcaatttcttttgctagaaTAGCTTCCCTGATGAAGTGAAACTTCCGACTGATATGTCTAGTTTTCTGGTGATGAACTAGATTCCTTGCCATTGCAATAGCAGAGGTGTTATCACATAGGATTTGTGTACCTTCTACTTGTTCTTCACCAAAATCTTCAAGCACAAATCTTAGCCACTTAGCTTGTGAAGTTGCTTCTGCAGCACTCACATACTCAGCTTCTGCCGTGGACAAAGCAACTGTGTTTTGCTTGATAGAACCCAAGAGAACATGCCTGAGCCTAGTGTGAAAGCATATCCAGAGGTGCTTCTCATATCATCCTCACTCCCTGCCCAATCACTGTCACAATACCTTATTAGAGTAGTTGTTTTCCCTTTCACAAACTCAATGCCAAAATCAAGTGTGCCTTGTATGTATCTCAAAACTCTTTTGGCAGTTCCCAAATGCTTCTTTGTGGGATTGTGCATGAACCTAGCAAGTAAGCTAGATGCAAACATTACATCTGGTCTTGTGGCAGTCAAGTAGAGCAGGCTCCCTACTATTTGTCTGAATTCACTTTCATTTGCAGCTTCACTTCCATCTTCTTTacataatttttcattcacCACAAGTGGAATTGCCACTGACTTGCAGTCCTTCATTCCAAACTTCTCAAGAAGTTTCattgcatatttcttttggtGAATGAAAATGTGCCTATCTGTTTGAATCACTCCCATGCCAAGAAAGTGATGCAACAACCCCAAGTCTGTCATCTCATAGTGTTGCATCATATCTTGCTTAAACGCTTCAAGTAGTTTGGGACAACTACCAGTATATATaatgtcatctacataaaGTGAGACAATAATAATACCTGCAGTGTCATTTGTTTTGACATAAAGAGTAGCTTCACTAGAGCTCTTTTTGAATCCTGCATTGTTGAAATAGGCATCTATTTCATCACACCAGGCCCTTGGAGCTTGTTTCAGTCCATATATAGCCTTGTTCAACTTGTAAACTTTGGTTTCCTTATTCTTTTGTTCATATCCTTGTGGCTGTTCAACATAGACTTCCTCCTTTAGAATGCCATTGAGAAAGACAGACTTCACATCCAACTGATACAAACTCCATTCCTTTTGTGCAGCAAGGGCAATCAAGGTTCTGATGGTATCTAGCCTTGCCACTGGGGCAAATGTTTCATTGTAATCGATCCTAGGCTTTTGTGAGTAGCCTTTAGCCACTAGTCTAGCTTTATTCTTCTGCACAGTGCCATCTAGATTAAGCTTGACCTTGTAGACCCACTTGACACCAATTACTGGTTTGTCAAATGGTCTGTCAACTAATTCCCATGTATTGTTCTTTTCAATCATCTCTAATTCAGCCTTCATTGCATGTCTCCATGATTCATCCAAATCAGCTTCTTCAAAACTGTCAGGTTCCACAATGCACATGTTACATTTTGCCATGATGTCACTAATACTCCTCCACTTATGAGGTGTGTGATCAAACACTTGAGACCTGTCAAGTATTTCCTCATCTTGAGGTACAGTTTCTTCTTCCACTTGCATTTGAGTATTCAAGATTTGAGTTGGTTCATCAACTACCATCTGTTCATGTTCTGCATTATCCTGGTTTTCCATTTGCATAGGCATTCTCAACTCTTCATTACTAGTGTTTTCCTATTTCCATGAAGTAGTTTCATCAAAATATACATCTCTAGACAAGATAATTTTTCTAGTTCTAGGATCATATAACTTGTACCCCTTTTCACAAAGTCCATAGCCAACAAGAATGCATTTGTGACTGTTTTCTTCCAGCTTGTGCCTTAGTGCCGAAGGAATGAGCACATGACATAAGGCTCCAAACACTTTCAAGTGTGCAATACCTGGCTTCCTTCTAGTGTATGCCTCAAATGGTGTCACTTCTTTAAGAGACTTAGAAGGACATCTGTTGAGTAGATATACTGCAGTATTGacagcttctgcccaaaaTTCATAAGGAAGCCCTTTTTCATGTAGCATAGACTTTGCCATCTCTATCACAGTCCTGTTCTTCCTCTCAACTactccattttgctgagggGAATATGCTACAGTCAGCTGCCTTTGTATTCCAGCTTCACTGCAGTACTCATGAAACTCATTTGACATGAATTCTCCACCTCTGTCACTTCTAAGAGATTTCACCTTATGTCCACTTTGCAGTTCTGTCATAGCCTTGAACTTCTTGAAACATTCAAAGGCATTTGACTTATTTCTGAGGAAATAGACCCAAGCCATTCTAGTACAATCGTCTATGAATAACAGGAAATACCTGTTTTCTGACATTAATGCAGTTTGCATTGGTCCACAGATGTCTGTGTGTACCAACTCTAGTGGAAACTGGGCTCTCCAAGTGGATTCTGCAGGGAATGAGTCTCTATGTTGCTTTCCTAGCTTGCAGCCTTCACAAACTTCAAAATCCTTTTCTAAACTGGGTAAGCCATGAACCATGCCTTGATTTGCAAGTAGCCTAATGCTTTGATCATTTAGATGCCCCAGTCTTTTGTGCCAAGTTTGCAAGCTGTGTGTCACACTAGCTTTTAGCACCAACTGAGTAGCTGGCACCATTGTGAGGGGAAAGCACCTGTTGCTAGTCATTTGAACTTTAGCAATGGGGTTTTGCAGTGACCAGTCATCAAAGATTGTCACCATTCCCTTTCCAAATATCAGGCAATTTCcatgcttcatcatctgcccAACACTGAGCAAATTCTCTTCTAATCCAGGCACCAACATCACTTCTTGAATGTGCTTTCTTCCTGCTTTGGTGTCTATCACAAGTGTGCCTTTCCCTACAACTTGAACTGTCTCTCCAGTCCCCATTTTCACCTTGGAATTTACATCCCTTCTAATATCTACCAATAGCCTTTCATCTCCAGTCATGTGGTTACTACAACCACTGTCAACATACcatgaattgttcaatttcacaTCTGTCACAACATTGCATGCATAAAACAGAGTTCCAGTTTCTTCAATCTGATTAGCATAATTCACCTTCTGTACAGATTGATTCCCATGGCAATCTCTGAGTATGTGTCCAAACTTTCCACACTCTCTGCATTTTGGTTTTCCTTCATACCAACACTTGCCATAGTGTAGTTTCTCACAGTGCTTGCAGGGTGTTTTGGTTCCTTCATTTGATGCATTTGGTTTAGGATTAGAATTGGACTTGTTATTCCAATTCTTTCCATTTTACTTCCAGTTCTTCTGAGATTTGTGATTTCCAGAAGAACTTCCACTCTTAGAGCTTTTACTCTCTATGTTCAGGCTAGTAAAAGCCTTTTCTGTGGAATTTTCAGTATGCCTATCCAATCTGAGCTCAAAGCTCTTCAGAGATGCAACCACTTCTTGAATTTCAAGAGTGTCAAGGTCCTTGGAATGCTCAATCACAGAGCATATAGAATCATACGATTTAGGCAAACTAATCAGCAATTTCTGCACAACTCTTTCTCTAGGCAGCTCTTCACCATAActtttcatttgattaattaaatcaaatagttTAGCAATGTAAACAGACAATGGTTCACTATCCTTCATACAAGTATATTCAAACTCTCTACGTAAACCTTGCAGCTTAACACTTCATACCTGTTTATCGCCTCTAAACTCCTGCTTTAGAATATCCCATGCACCCTTTGAGGTTTCTTCATTCACTATTCTGGGGAAGATTTGGTCTGAGACTGCACTTTGGATCAATCCAAGTGCACGAGCATCCTTCATCAAGATCTCAGCCATCGTAGACTTCTCCACTTCAGCAACCTTAGATCCTTCGTCTTTTTCCATTCCCTGCTTTGGATCAGAAACATCaaaaccattttcaaccaaatcCCATAACCCATgagatttcaaaatagttttcaTGCGAATGCTCCAAAACTCATAGTTTTCTCCATTGAAAACTGGCTTGCGAAGCTCAGCAGTGCCTGACCCTGCCATATTAGACTTTGGATTCAAACAGATACGCCTCTTGGAATATTGAGTGAGCTCGATTTCAGCTCAAACAATCACCAGCTTTCGATTTGCACAGATTCACGCCCAGCAACCAatcgaacctggctctgaggccatgttagaaTTCTAtggttgtttgtaaattttAGAGAAAATGAGCAATGTTTAGAAAGGATAAGAAGGATGAGAAGAATGACTGTCTATCTGTATTCTTTCACACTCTATTTGCTTACATAGTGTACTCGGTAGTGAGTAGAGAGAAGAGATTCTTCTCTAACAGAATTGCAGCTGTCACCCTATGAGGTGTTTACACTTGTCATCCCAAAACTAAGCTAGAGAATCCACCTGGACTATGATCCAATGGTTCTAATTACATctcaaatgaaataaacataAATGATAGTAATAGAGCTTGGTGACTTCAGCTTCAAGGAAAGCAGCTGCAGGATTACATTCCAACATTAACATATGGAATTATCATATAGTACCATAGATGACCTGCAATGATTATTGTTGGCCTATTGTCAAGATGCATATAGGATAGTGATAGAGACTACCCTGTATCCAGGACCTTAAAACAGATATCCCATCTGGAAAATTTTGCATAGACCATATATAATGCTTTCCCAAAAATATTTGCAAATTGAGTAGACGggatatatgtgtgtgtgtgcgcatGCCGGTGGTCTAAGatggtttatttttctttaagaagTGGCGGTGGAAGTGAAAACAGATCGAGAAAGGAAcagttaattttatttgagatttaaaatgaaatatttgacATGATTTTTGTAGGGAGAAATGCAATAACTTCGAGACAAACTGGCAGTAGCTGAGCGTACTGCAAAGACAGAAGCACAATTAAAGGtatcactactacattttacactttgcgcgacgaagttaatttcgtcgcgcaaaataaaTTGTGgtcgcacaaatttcagcGCCACaaaaatttcgtcgcgcagaatccgtcgcgcaaagactttgcgcgacgaagttttttcattggtcgcgcaaagttactttgcgcgacgaaaaaatattggtcgctcaaagtaactttgcgcgacgaacgcaaagtgactttgcgcgacgaaaaatattggtagcgcaaagttttgcgcgacgaaatacattggtcgcgcaaaggtttgcgcgacgaaatacattggtcgcgcaaagttttgcgcgacgaaagacattggtcgcgcaaagtcttaaaaaaattcccgcgtcaaatttttggtacccgcccaaatttttagagttttacgCGACAAATAgtaacgtcgcgcaaatatttgcgcgacgaaatattttttgttttaaatttttttaatttgaaataaactaatttaatagtttgcgctacgaaatattttttctttagtatgaatttatttatatgaattttttcaaatttttacttttaaaatttaatttaattgtatgatttctttttaaaattacttcaatttaaattgatattaattttttcaaatttttactttttaaatttaatttaattgtaagatttttcttaattactttaatttaaattgacatattcaaaataaaattacatatgaaaaatagtgatcaaattatccaataaatataaatatctattcaaaatgtacatataaattaacaaagtacaataataaaatcctaatacaagcgtattgtggtggtagtggcggaggatatgttttgatagcttcctaatcctcaactttagccgtcaaagtctcgatgattccctacaaaaaaacaaatatagtcaaataacaacaacaacaacaaaaagaatgcacaatctcccctaaaattgttataccgcaaatccaacccaaactccaatctctcccctttactcaaccccaaaccccacacaaactcaaaactaactccaaaaacacatattaatgaaaaaaatttaaaatttggagagaatataccttttggcaagattgagagtgagtgagaatgagagggagaagtgagtgtgagagaattagaaaagatagtgatagagagatgagagagtgagagatagtgaaaagatagatgagagagtgagtgagagtgagagatagtgaagatagagatgagagattaagtgaaAGGAGTTagtgtgagagaaagggtgggatttggggaaagggaaagagagaggagaggtaagagtagagaaagaaattgagaaaatggtggaggagttatttcagttttaaaaatcgtatcactttgcgcgacgaaaatatggttggtcgcgcaaatttttgcgcgacgaaacatattggtctcgcaaagttttgcgcgacgaatagaggaatattggtcgcgcaaagtctaaaaaaaattatttttttaaaaaaaaaattcccgcatcccatttttggtacccgccaaaatttttaaatttttgcgcgacgaaaaataattattggtcgcgcaaagtctaaaacaattatatataaaaaattcccgcgtcccatttttggtacccgcccaaatttttgcgcgaagaaaaatatgtattggtcgcgcaaagttttgcacgacgaaacatattggtctcgcaaacttttgcgcgacgaatataggagtattggtcgcgcaaagtctaaaaaaaattcccgcatcccatttttggtacccgccaaaatttttaaatttttgcgcgacgaaaaatacatattggtcgcgcaaagtctaaaacaattatataaaaaaattcccgcgtcccatttttgatACCCGCCcaaaatttttgcgcgacgaaaaatatatattggtcgcgcaaagttttgagcgacaaaaaatattggtcgcgcaaagtctaaagttttttttttaatattaaaaacccgcgtcccatttttggtactcgcccaaattttttgagttttgcacgATGAACTGTTGatcgcgcaaacttttgagagacgaaaaattggttcgtagcacaatatttataaaaataattgttatgaataataaaaaataaaaaaaattattttatgatttaaaatataattaaggtgaaagctacttaataaatgtatatactattcaatttcttaagtgttatacttacaaaataaataaatttaaagctacttaataaatatatgtatatatatatatacacacaccattcaacgatccaaccataagacttgtttgtatatacttcaagatcgtataccccaaaaatcgcaaaaaacaaacattcagagatctagtaacgggacaaaacttttcgatagttataaatgaaaaatcacgatttaacggttattttaactccgattttgatgatttttttacagctacactccttgaccctatatgaatacaatgactgaatttgatcttcaatttaaaacatttgcactagtggataccacaaaatcttatgttatatttaacgaaaatataaataaactcttaattgttagtgaatatattgttttgatggcatatgcattctacgaaactagtttcaacgatccaaccgtcaaacttgtttttttatacttcgagattatatacgccaaaaatcggaaaaaataaatattcatagatcaagtaacgggacaaaacttttcgacggttataaatgaaaaatcatgatttaacggttattttaactccgattttgatgattttttacagctacactccttgaccctatatgaatacaatgactgtatttgatcttcaatttaaaatatttacactagtggataccacaaaatcttatgttatatttaacgaaagtataaataaactcttaattgttagagaatatattgttttgatggcatatgcattctatgaaactaatttcaacgatccaaccgtcaaacttgtttttttatacttcgagatcatatacgccaaaaatcggaaaaaataaacattcaaagatcaagcaacgggacaaaacttttcgacggttataaatgaaaaatcatgatttaacggttattttaactccgattttgatgatttttttacagctacactccttgacactatgtgaatacaatgactgaatttgatcttcaatttaaaatatttacactagtggataccacaaaatcttatgttatatttaacgaaaatataaataaactcttaattgttagtgaatatattgttttgatggcatacacattctacgaaactagtttcaacgatccaaccgtcaaacttgtttgtttatacttcgagatcatatatgccaaaaatcggaaaaaataaacattcattgatcaagtaatgggacaaaattttttgacggttataaatgaaaaatcatgatttaatggttattttaactccgattttgatgattttttatagctacactccttgaccctatatgaatacaatgactgaatttgatcttcaatttaaaatatttacactagtggataccacaaaatcttatgttatacttacgaaagtataaataaactcctaattgttagtgaatatattgttagtgaacaaaaaaaaactagtttcaacgatccaaccgtcaaacttgtttgtttatacttcgagatcatatacgccaaaaatcgaaaaaaataaacattcagagatcaagtaaggggacaaaacttttcgatggttgtaatgaaaaatcacgatttaatggttattttaactccgattttgatgattttttactgctacactccttgacccgatatgaatacaatgaactaattcgatcgtcaatttaaaatatatattttctaacaaaaacccaatccgaacaacaataatatatttttctaataaaaatccgatccgatctaaaataataagtttaaagctacttaataaatatatataccgtttaatttcttaagtgttatgcatacaaaataaaaaacaaaaataaattggtttaggtgacaaaatgtttggattacgtcatgcaaagattcaaaaaaatattttttttattctatttatttttgtaaggactttgcgcgacgaaaagtaaacttcgtcgcgcaaagtcgctttgagcgacgaattatttttcgtcgcgcaaaattggtcgcgcaagactttgagcgacgatgtattgtcgtcgcgcaacaGTTTGTcacgcaaagtgactttgcgcgacgaattatttttcgtcgcgcaaaatttggtcgcgcaagactttgagcgacgaagtttcaagtttcgtcgcgcaaagtaactttgagcgacgaataatttttcgtcgcgcaaaatttggtcgcgcaaggggttttttttacaaGTGCTAACTGTTTTGAATTTAGTGTTTAAGCCTCTTCTTAACAGTTGAGCATTAATTGATTTCCTAGGAAAAATACCAACTAAGATTCAAGGTTTTGGAGGAAAAGTTTAAAGCATCGAATGGAAAATCACGTCCATCCTCAGATGCAAGAGTCATCAGCAATGGGCCTTCAGTCTCTTGGTGGAGCTGAGAACTTCTCTAGAGCGTCCTCTAATGGCTATCTATCTAGGACAAAATCGAATTTACAATCTGGTTTCAACCGTTCCAACACAGCTACTGCAATATTGAAACAAGCCAAGAGTTCATCTAGATCGTTTGATGGTGGTAGTAGATTGCTAGACAGATATAAGCTAGTCCCAGATGCAACTGGGAAAGATAACACAAACAGTGCCAGTGATCAGACTCAGATGGATGAGACAATTGGTAGACATGAGGAGAGGGCAAATGGATCTTTGGCTGAACAATACAGGACAGAGCATGTGGTAGATTGATAGGGTGGTGGGTTgttggagagagaggagagaagggtGGTACAGATTAGCGCATGTGGTAGATTGTGATCTTATAATATTACATAAACACCATTGGCTTATGCATACTGCTTGATttgtaaattataaacaattttcatttttgataaTGTCCTCATATGAAATTCGTAGGAtttgagagtttttttttatagaaaaagaaaaagaaaaagaaatatagcAGGATCTCTTGTTCCATATCTATGACGAGTTATTTACACCAACACCTTCTGAGGTTTCttatattttaacaaaaccCACGCAGGTCTCAAAAATTACATGATCAACACCTCTTTTCGTTGattgtttgtccaaaaattgatgattttattgaaattctttttatgcaaatgacaaaattaacctcaatgaagtatatgcaatctaatctcaaagcACAAGtttgtcatttggagaatattattttgtataaaatcatcaatttttggatgaaaaatcaatgaaaatgagttttgtgaaaacaatttaaaacctcaTGAGATGTTCatgtaatttttaaaacctcaaagagttttgtgaaaaagccaaaaaccTCAGAGGATGTTTGTTGCAAGTATTCTTTTGGATATTAAATGTCTGACTTGTACTCCATATTTGTGGTCTTAAATATCCCATTGACTGAAATTGCTACTTTAAACTTCAAAGTCATTATCTGGCTTAAGTGCTGATGGGGTTGAACTACTTAGCCCACAACTCAACTTGACTTGGAAGTCTTTGCGCGCATGATCGTAGCAGTGCCATTGTCAGTAATTTATCTTTATCAGAGACTTGGAAATCGTTTAATCGATGTTCACACAATTTGTGTTGGTAGGGACAAGATTATggaaattttttgttcttggtaGAGTGTCCGCGATGCATAATGTACTCCTATATAAAGGGCATCTCCGTACTAGTACTCTTTAATCTTGCAAACTCATATCTTTAGTCCTACAGATCATCTCATTGCATAAGAATCATGGGTCACGGTAGTGCTAGTGCTTCCATCCACCTTGTCTCACTAATTATACTATCAAGAATTTTATCCCTTGAAACCATTAAACTCGGTTTCTGTAGTGATGATCATTAATGTGGGATGCATAGATATAGAGAGGAAAGCCCTTCTCCAGCTCAAACAAGGCCTCATGGATCCTTCTTGACGGCTTTCGTCTTGGGTGGGAGAAGATTGTTGCAAATGGAGTGGTGTAGGCTGCAACAACATAACTGGACGTGTCAACAGGCTTGATCTTCGCAATCATTAATGGATGGATTTTTACGGACCAAAGCATGCATTGGTGGTGAGATCAACCCTTCTTTGcttgttttgaaaaatttggatTGCTTGGATTTGAGCATGAATCACTTTGGAGGTGTCTTTCCAAGTTTCATTGGATCACTAGAGAAACTGAAATACCTCGATCTCTCTGATTTATCTTTTGTTGGAGTCATTCCCCCAGTCATGGAAACCTCTCAAGGTTGCTTTATCTTGGTCTTAGTCTTGGAACTCTCGAGACTAACCTTCAGTGGCTTGCAACTCTTGCTTTCTTAAAGTACCTTAACTTGGGAGGAATGAACCTTACTAAGACTACATCCTATTGGCTTCCCACTGTTATATATATGCTCCCTTCACTAGTTGAATTGTATTTTCCCTCTTGTAGTCTTCCCATGCTTCCTCTCACTCTTCCTTCCATCAATTTCACATCCCTTTCAGTTCTTGATCTCTCTAGCAATGAATTCAACTCCACGATACCTCCTTGGTTATTCAATCTAACTAAACTAGAGATGTTGGATTTGTCAAGTACCAGTCTGACAGGACAACTGCCTGATTCTTTGGGATATCTTAAAAGCTTGAGATACCTCGAATTGTCGGATAACTCATTTCAAGGTTCAATCCCAA
Proteins encoded in this region:
- the LOC109950340 gene encoding uncharacterized protein LOC109950340; this translates as MAGSGTAELRKPVFNGENYEFWSIRMKTILKSHGLWDLVENGFDVSDPKQGMEKDEGSKVAEVEKSTMAEILMKDARALGLIQSAVSDQIFPRIVNEETSKGAWDILKQEFRGDKQDSEPLSVYIAKLFDLINQMKSYGEELPRERVVQKLLISLPKSYDSICSVIEHSKDLDTLEIQEVVASLKSFELRLDRHTENSTEKAFTSLNIESKSSKSGSSSGNHKSQKNWK